Proteins from one Desulforhopalus sp. genomic window:
- a CDS encoding TIGR01777 family oxidoreductase, whose product MKNQAPQSRFHYCATYPFSAAELYTWHSRPGALERLLPPWDNTTVVAKAGGIEVGGSVLLRMHLGPIPFHYQGRHVENLPCRMFRDIQKKGPFASWSHSHFFDDTPEGGRLQDRVEYSLPGHALLPEWVKNSVTEKLNTMFRYREWVLREDLRLHQSCSTSPMRLLISGASGVLGRELIPLLTTGGHHVSTLVRRCPDPAKGEIFWDPEKGILNGDQLPEDLDGVIHLAGEYIGLARWSEEKKRRVINSRVQGTELLAKTLAARKKPPEVLLSASAVGYYGNCGDTDIGENCPPGGDFISEVCRRWEEATWPASKAGIRTVHLRLGVGLTPRGGALQRILAASPCGYIRRFGTGDQYISWISSDDMIGAMLHALTCPALSGPLNIAAPEPVTNGQFMRMLARITGRPLLWPLPAWLLQIIYGQMASEILLSSCRVSVKKLEDSGFRFRHRTLEQTLRTLLGKN is encoded by the coding sequence ATGAAAAACCAGGCGCCGCAGAGCCGCTTTCACTACTGTGCCACCTATCCCTTCTCGGCAGCGGAACTGTACACCTGGCACAGCCGGCCAGGTGCTCTCGAACGTCTCCTGCCGCCCTGGGACAACACCACTGTCGTTGCCAAAGCTGGTGGCATCGAGGTGGGCGGCAGTGTTCTCCTGCGCATGCATCTTGGCCCCATCCCTTTTCACTACCAGGGACGTCATGTAGAGAATTTACCGTGCAGGATGTTTCGCGATATCCAGAAAAAAGGCCCCTTTGCCTCCTGGTCCCACAGCCACTTCTTTGATGATACACCGGAAGGCGGGCGACTCCAGGACCGGGTGGAATACTCCCTGCCGGGACATGCCCTGTTACCGGAATGGGTGAAGAATTCGGTGACCGAGAAGTTGAACACCATGTTCCGTTACCGGGAATGGGTGCTGCGCGAGGATCTCCGCCTGCACCAGAGCTGCAGCACAAGCCCCATGCGACTCCTCATCAGTGGAGCAAGCGGCGTCCTCGGCCGGGAGCTGATCCCGCTTCTGACCACCGGCGGCCACCACGTATCAACCCTGGTGCGCCGCTGCCCGGACCCTGCCAAGGGAGAAATTTTCTGGGACCCGGAGAAGGGTATCCTGAACGGCGACCAGCTGCCGGAAGATCTTGATGGGGTTATCCATCTCGCTGGGGAATATATCGGCCTTGCCCGGTGGAGCGAAGAAAAGAAAAGGAGGGTCATCAACAGCCGGGTGCAAGGCACCGAACTCCTGGCCAAAACCCTTGCGGCCAGAAAAAAACCACCGGAGGTATTGCTCTCCGCCTCGGCTGTCGGCTATTACGGCAACTGCGGCGACACGGATATAGGGGAAAACTGCCCGCCCGGCGGCGACTTCATCTCCGAGGTATGCAGGCGTTGGGAGGAGGCCACCTGGCCCGCTAGCAAGGCCGGCATCCGCACCGTCCACCTCCGCCTGGGTGTCGGCCTGACCCCAAGGGGCGGGGCACTGCAAAGAATTCTTGCCGCCTCGCCCTGCGGCTATATTCGCCGCTTCGGCACCGGCGACCAGTATATCAGCTGGATCAGCAGCGACGACATGATCGGAGCCATGCTCCATGCCCTGACCTGTCCGGCGCTTAGCGGCCCGCTGAATATTGCCGCACCGGAACCGGTTACCAATGGGCAGTTCATGCGGATGCTGGCGCGCATCACCGGCCGGCCCCTGCTCTGGCCCCTGCCCGCCTGGCTGCTGCAGATCATCTATGGACAGATGGCCTCGGAAATATTACTTTCCAGCTGTCGCGTCAGCGTTAAGAAGCTGGAGGATTCCGGCTTCCGTTTCCGCCATCGCACCCTGGAGCAAACTCTCAGAACCCTTCTCGGCAAAAACTGA
- a CDS encoding ABC-F family ATP-binding cassette domain-containing protein, giving the protein MTWELSFGRIDVYKGNYSYYVTEKEERRAIEKGAYDNQQARIKQTMRFVERFRAKATKARQVQSRVKQLDKMELIELADDEQQIRFTFPPAPDSGRDVLRVESLSKSFGGVPVFSDVELLLGRGDKVAVVGVNGAGKSTFLKILAGQIPCDSGSIRLGSNVRLSYFGQHQAQELSPQLTVLETMNLAGEDLTTTRVRSLLGAFLFRGDDVLKKVSVLSGGEKSRLALAKMIATPANCMLLDEPTNHLDMSSQEVLQEAMAQYDGTIVVVSHNRYFLDSFANKVLEVKDGRITLFEGNVAEYLLKQEALRELEKGGEDDGLKAIASQDGQDNRKERKRLEALARQERSRRAAPWLKQLAEAEKQVEACEQQKEDLEALMADPELYKDEKSWAKTSKEYEDCKRHLERWYTKWETAQEKIDAIDAELKLG; this is encoded by the coding sequence ATGACCTGGGAACTGAGTTTTGGCCGCATTGATGTCTATAAAGGCAATTACAGCTACTATGTAACAGAAAAGGAAGAGCGGCGGGCGATCGAAAAGGGCGCCTATGATAATCAGCAGGCGCGTATCAAGCAAACCATGCGCTTTGTCGAAAGGTTCAGGGCCAAGGCCACCAAGGCCAGGCAGGTGCAGAGCCGGGTCAAGCAGCTGGATAAGATGGAGCTTATCGAGCTTGCCGACGACGAGCAGCAGATCCGCTTCACCTTTCCACCTGCCCCGGATTCCGGCCGCGACGTGTTGCGGGTTGAGTCGCTGAGTAAGAGTTTTGGCGGGGTGCCGGTCTTCAGCGATGTCGAGCTGCTCCTCGGCCGTGGCGATAAGGTGGCGGTGGTCGGGGTCAACGGCGCTGGCAAATCGACTTTTTTGAAAATTCTCGCCGGGCAGATCCCCTGTGATTCCGGATCGATCCGTCTGGGCAGCAATGTTCGGTTGTCGTATTTCGGTCAGCATCAGGCCCAGGAACTGTCACCGCAGCTTACCGTCCTTGAGACCATGAACCTGGCGGGTGAGGATTTGACCACCACCCGGGTTCGCTCACTCCTCGGGGCTTTCTTATTCCGTGGCGACGACGTGCTGAAGAAGGTTTCGGTACTGTCCGGTGGCGAAAAAAGCCGCCTTGCCCTCGCCAAGATGATTGCAACTCCTGCCAACTGCATGCTCCTTGATGAGCCGACCAACCACCTGGATATGAGTTCCCAAGAGGTGCTGCAGGAGGCGATGGCCCAATATGACGGCACTATTGTCGTGGTTTCACACAATCGCTATTTTCTCGACAGCTTTGCCAATAAGGTGCTGGAGGTGAAGGATGGGCGGATTACCCTTTTTGAGGGCAATGTCGCCGAATATCTCCTCAAGCAGGAGGCCCTGCGCGAGCTGGAAAAAGGTGGCGAGGATGACGGCCTGAAGGCCATAGCATCGCAGGACGGCCAGGATAACCGCAAGGAGCGGAAGAGACTGGAGGCCCTGGCGCGTCAGGAGCGCAGTCGCCGGGCTGCACCCTGGCTCAAGCAGCTGGCCGAGGCGGAGAAACAGGTCGAGGCCTGCGAACAGCAAAAGGAGGATCTTGAGGCCCTCATGGCCGATCCCGAGCTGTATAAGGATGAAAAGAGCTGGGCGAAAACCAGCAAGGAATACGAGGACTGCAAGCGCCATCTCGAACGCTGGTACACCAAATGGGAAACCGCTCAGGAAAAGATCGACGCCATCGATGCTGAACTGAAGCTTGGCTAG